AGCTGGCTCTGGATCTTCGCCAAgcttatatttatactatGAGGTGGTACTACTCAAGTAACTTCAGCCGTTACGTCAAATCTTTGGAAAAGTTACCTATGTACACGGTTGAACATTCTATTTTACTCGGCTCTGATGAACCGATAAGAAAGGGTCTGTTTTCTGGCGCAACTGCAACCTCAAGCGCATTTTCTTCATTATATGGTGGTGGAGGGTCACCACGGTCCTCATCTGGATCTACCGCAACATTCGCAGGTAGTGCAACAGTCAATTCGGCAAGCAGAGCACCTACTGATTATCTTACTATTGGTGACAGGGCAAATATCATTTTTTCTGACGACCCCTCAGTAATAACATCACATGTTGCAGAACACTCCCATCTAACCACATCCATTGAAACTGGGTTCCGAAGTTTCAATATAACCTTGATTGACAATGCCAGTGTAGAATTCATGTTTGTTTCTGaattttttcaatatcaaaaggGTGAAACGGCGTCGGCGATATTTAATGCCATTTTTGAACCAACTCTTCATATTGGACACGCTTATACGAAGTTCTTGCTTGACGGGTCTTATGATGCATATGGAATGCTTATTTGTATTCGACTCTGCCGTAAACTAGAACTAGAGTTACAGCATAGAAAAATTCCTGTTGTTCAAGATTATTTCAATCTTCAGCTAATCAACCTATGGCCGCGATTTCAAATTGTCATGGATGCCCATTCCGACAGTTTGCGAAGGGCGTCTACTAAATCATCTGCATTTTCAGCCACAAAATCGAACTCATCCTCCCTTGTTCCTCATCATATTACTCAGCAATTTGCCAGCTTTCTATATGGAATTCTATCACTTTGTGAAGACGACGAGAGTGGAACTGAGCCCGTTGTCAACTCAATTACGCGGCTGCGTAATGATTTTGAATCATTTTTGACAAAGATGAGCGGCACCCTGAACGATTCAACTGCCAAACAAGAGAAATTCCTCTACAACAACTATTTCTTGGTTTCTACTATTATTAGCGTAAGTTTTCATCATATATGCTTATTTAGGTTTTTCGGCACAAGTTGTACTCGGCAAATGTCTTTGCCGCATACTGACGCCGGAGCATTTGGGATAAACAACTGTAAACCTTAATACTAACTGGCGATAGGATCTAGAGGGAAAACTGGCCGAACAGGAAAAAAAGCATTTCAAATTGTTGAACGAGGCATATAAACCATCCTAGTAACATAGACTGTTAGACAATGTCAAGCAAAGCCTCTTAGGCTTCTTATTAGAGTGTTAGAATTAACAAGGTCTCCTCGCGTCAGCTGTGTAGGTTGTGTCGCCAATCATGAAGTCGCAGGCCCGATTCAATCACGTCAGTTAGTTCTGCATGCAACTTTAAAATGAGACCATTTTCGGGTTATGTAAGCTTACACACTTAATGCCGACTGGAATTATTAATCTTACTAAACGTCATGCAAGATTGTGCAGCATATTACACACATCTGGCGCGATGATCACCAACTGGATACCTCAGGGGTAATTCGGCAGCTCTCAGAGCTCGAGTACAAATAGCCGGACATTTTActaaattaatttttgaaTCAATATTTTCCAACAAAAAATTGTTGCAATCACTCTAGGATTCAATTCTCTtaaatttttctttcttaaCTCACATTGAAAATGGCTAAAACTGTAGCAGTAGCTGGTGTCAATGGACTCTTGGGCAAGCATGTCTTAAATGCTCTTCAAGAACCAGCTTTCAAGTCAAGCTTCAACTTCCCTATTAGGGTCTTATCAAGATCTTCTGGctcaacttcaacttctgACATTGAGTACCACCAGGCTAGCGACTTGGCCTCGTACGAAAAAGCTCTTAAGGGTGTTGACGTCCTTATTGATCTTAGAGGCGCAGAAGCTTTGGCCAGCAACGATTTGATCCTCGCTGccaaggctgctggtgtGACTGCCTATGTCCCATCGGAGTTTGGCGATGAATACGAAAAGGCTGGCAAGTATGCTGTGATTTTCGGACTCAAAGCTAATTCTGTCAAAGTCGCTAAAGAGCAGGGACTCCAGGTAATCAAATTCCGCACATCTTACTTTTTGGATATTGCCTTTGGACCTTTGTTGTTCCTTGATCCCAAGGCTGCTACTTCTGACTACGTTGGTGATGGTTCTACCAACATCACTGTTACTTCGCTAAGAAATATTGGTCAAGCTGTTGCCTCAGTATTGACACATCCCTTTGACAAAATTCCTGAAAATGTTAATGTTGCCGGCTCTCAAACTACCCCAGCCGAAGCCGTTAAACTGTTTGAGAAATATTCCGGCAAGAAGGTGACTGTCAACAAGTCTACAGTCGAGGGACTCATTAAGGTTGCTGATGATGTTATTGCCAGTGGTGAAGTATTCAAGGAGCTCTTGAAATTCTTGTACGTTTTGCGTGTAATTAGTGTTACCAGTGATGCTGCTGACTTCAAAACTAATAATGATAACGAGTTTATCAATCCTGGCGAGAAGTACTTCAAATGGGACAAGGTGGAAGATTTCGCCGCTAAAACTTTTGCTTAATTATAGATAATAAATCAATGTTAATTAGTCAGTCTGAACTCTTCGAAAGCTCagttatataaatatagatGGTACTACCATTCGAGATTTGTGTCTCCAAATGGTTTACTCATATGGAGTTCTCGAACTAGGCCATTGACATTGCTCAGATATTTACCAAGCATTTCCTGCTTGTCTTCAGTCGTTTTCCTTGGAATAGAGTTAATGATTTTGGCAGCACCTGAGGTTTCAGGAAtaagataaaaaaatagaaattCTAGGATCCGCAGTTTGACATCTTTTGCAGTATCCTTGTGTTTGAATAAATCACAAATAGCTTTCAGCCCGCCGACAGACTCAAGCAACCTAATATTTTCAACTTCATGGACCATTGCTGATACCAGTGTGTTTATAGCTGCGATCTGGATTTCAGATGGTACTCCATGACCTAGGAAATTGATCAAGAGCTTTTTTGGTTAGTAATTCTTAAAACATACTGCGTAGAAGCTGGAACGTACCTTCATAGTTGAGCCCATACTAAACATTTTTCGGCTATGATAGTGTAATAAACATATACCTTGAATGAGATCAAGTGTCGAAACAATCCGCACCTTATTTAAATCCAAATGGGCCCGTTCATAGCCGCCAACCAACCTTTTGAGAGATGTGATCAATCTTCCAGGAATATTGAAGATAAAGTTGTCCTGAAGTTCTAAAAACTGTTGCATTTCAGGTTTGTTGTACACATTTGAGCACATGTTTCTGGATCTAGCGGTTCCTTTGGAGTTAGTCAAAACTCGTTCATTAGATCCGTCTGCTGGATTACAGATTTCCGCAAGGAGTATATCTATTTGTAACAGTCCTTCATCAAGAAGCTCTATATTTGAAGATTCAATTTTCGAAAACGCTTCTAAAATTATATCTTCCATTGTTATCAACTCCAGTAAATCTAGCAATAAAACAGATTCGCGATCCTAACAAAGTCAACTGATAAATGCAGTCTAATATGTAAATTCTGGAGTACTTGTCGTGATAATGTACATGAACCGGCGATGGTGCGATCGGAATGGCAATatgtaaacaaaccagCAGATTTCAGCCGTATATGATCTGGATCTCAACTGACCCCAGactaaatataaataacgCTATAACATGGTTCTACAAATTAGTTATAGTAGaagtaaaaaaataataaaacaaCTTGAATAATATACACTTTTAATTAGTATGGTttaaataagaaaaaataCCATCTTATTAACTTGGACAAGCAGACTAGATCTTATCATTAATCTCATGATGCCTGAAACATACCGTTGCGGTAAGGGCTAATAATTATAGTATATTGAATGCTCATGCACGGTTAGAGTATAGTACTCTCCACATGCACATGGGTATTCGTCATGTCCAAAAGTCagaatgataatattaGAGTAGTGGTCTGTGGAGACGAAGGTGTCGGGAAATCGTCATTGATCACCTCATTGGTGAAAGATACCTTTGTTCCTAATATTCAAAGTGTCTTGCCTCCAGTAACAATTCCAAGGCAGTTTTCATCGCTTGCTGACACTCCGGGCCAGACAATCGTAGTTGACACTTCACCGCTACTCCAAGATAGACCTCAATTGACAAAAGAGATCAGAAGGGCTAATGTAATATGGTTGGTTTATTCCGACCACTACACGTGCGAAAGGATTTCACTCTTTTGGATGCCATTTTTCAGATCACTGGGTGTCAATCTACCAGTTGTGTTGACTGCTAATAAATGTGACCTGAGTCCCAGAGATGAAGCTTCGAGGGCAATCTCCGAAGAAATGATCCCAATTTTGAAAGAATTTAAGGAGGTTGAGTCGTGTATTAGGTGTAGTGCTAGCCTTCACTTCAATGTGAACCAAgcattttatttatgtCAGAGAGCTGTCACTCATCCCCTGGCTCCACTATTTGATTCAAAGGAAGGAAAGCTAaaacctgctgctgtagcaGCCTTAGAAAgagtattttttttggctgaTAGCGATCAAGATGGTTGCCTAAATGACACTGAACTTAAGGATCTACAAGCCCACTGCTTTCAGAACAAATCTCTCGAAGAGGTAGATATTCTTCAGCTCAAGAATATATTAAGCGAGTTATCGGCTGAAGCACATGTTACAGCTAATACTGGTGACTCGGAAAGCAATGGGTTATCCATTGTTCCAGCAGTGATTCCTGGTAAAGGTATCACTTGTGAAGGGTTTATCTTACtaaacaaaatatttgCTGAAAAAGGTAGACATGAAACAACATGGGGTATTCTCCGTCGCTTTCATTATACCGACTCTTTATCACTGGAGGATAAGTTTCTTTATCCTAAATTAGATGTTCCCCCGAATGCGAGTGTGGAATTAAGTCCTGATGGCTACCGTTTTCTCGTTGATATGTTTCTCCTGTTCGATAAAGATAACGACGGAGGTCTAAATCAACTAGAATTGAATGCATTATTTAAACCGACACCAGGAATTCCCAAACTTTGGAAAGATACAAATTTCCCCCAATCAACAGTACGGAATGAAGCTGGAAATGTCACACTTCAAGGTTGGCTGGCCCAGTGGAGTATGACTACATATCTTGACTATCGTAGTACAATGGCATATTTAGCACAGCTTGGATTCGACGGTAAACAGGGAACACAAAAAATAACCGACGGAGTGAAAATCACCAAGCCTCGAAAGAAACGCAACCCTGCTAGTAAAGCCTATCGGTCGACAGCGATCACTGATAGAAATGTCTTCAactgttttgttttagGCAGCAGTGGAAGTGGGAAGACCACTCTGTTGAAAGCTTTTTTAAACCGACCATTTTCAGAGGTTTATACACCTACGATACAACCTATTTCTGTAGTAAATAGTGTTGAAATGCCTGGTGGAAAGCAATGCTATCTCATTCTCGAAGAACTTGGCGAACTGGAGCCAGCAGTCCTTGAGAATTCATCTCGACTGGATGAATGTGATGTAATCTGTTTTACATATGACTCGTCCGATCCAGATAGTTTTGCATACCTAGTCAATTTGCACAACACATATCCGCAATTGAATATGTTACCTGCGGTCTACGTAGCTTTGAAAGCTGATTTAGATCGCCAGCAACAACGATGCGAACAACAACCTGATGTGTATACTCGAAATCTGTCGATGGCAGCACCGCTACATGTCTCTGCGCAATGGACTTCTTCATTAAACGAGCTCTTTGTTCAACTagctgaagctgctgaataTCCAGGTTCTGCAACTCCACGAGACGGGCCAGAGGAGCATGATACATCAATGCTGCCCACAGCTGCCACAGTCGGTTCGGCACTTGGGGTACTTGCGATAAGCCTTTGGCTCTGGAGGTCGCAGCAACGATAGTCgatatgtatatataacaCTTGCATTTATAATCTAGCACTATAGATATTGCTTTGGGCTTTAGAGCTAAGTTCAGAGCTAGCAGAGGTGGGGAAGCAGATTGAAAGAGAGAGACGAATACATTAAATTTATATAATGGTAAGGGCTATCTATGTTCATGCCTAGAACCCGAGTTTTGGGTACCATAATAAGGATAATGAACTCCTCGTCGATGTCCCACGGACCCCGTATTAGATTGCAGCGGAGATACCTATGATTTTTGTTAGAATGGTGTCAGCTCGGCTGATTCCAGTATCAAAATACTTACATTTTCTTGTAAATAGGCCTGACTTTCGTCTTCTCCATGCCAGAGGTCTTCATTAGCATCGACggatgacgatgaggaggaagaagatgtaGATTCACCAGAGGGGGACTTTTTGGGATCCACCTCTGTGGTActgatatcttcttcataaaTAATTTGTTGATGCTTTTGATAAGTTTGAtaatgctgttgttgatgcggTTGTGCttgatgttgttggtaatgttgttgttgatacatctgctgttgatgctggtgctggggttggtattgttgttgttgatgatgatgatccTGATAATAAACTTGATCATGACCCTGACTCTGAGCCGGATCGTAATCATAATCATATTGTGGTTGGTTACCGTATCCCTCTTCATAACCGCTGTAACCATCATTTCTGTAATTGTCATAATCATAGTCATATCCATCATCTACTATATCTTGCCGATAGCCATCAATGTACTCAACATCTTGGGgttgatgattctgatggTGCTTCATCTCCTCAAGCTGCTGTAGTTGCAATTGTTGCAATTGCTGCATTTGTTGCATTTGTTGCATCTGTTGCTGATAGCCGTGATTGATCAAGTTGAGATAGGCATACATGAAATTCGATAGTAGCACCTGTTGTACTAACGGCCTTCGTGGATTTGCAAGTTTAAGGTGTGAGAGTCTATAGATAGCCCGCTCAATGTGTAAAGGATAACGGTGATGCATCATAACCATACTCTTATCTGACATCTGATGTGCAGGGATATGATACGGCAAACCACCGTCAAACTgtttcatctgctgctgttgctgctgtaaCTGAAGCTCTAATTCACGCTGTTGGGCTTCAATTTCTTGCTGACTCTTTTCATTGGGTTTGCTGCTATCCCGCTGTTTGCGAGTTTCAGCTTGACGAGCACGAGATCTAGACCGAGATCTATACCTGGATTTCGTCACtccctttttcttttctggTGAAAGATGTCCTCTACTTTGCCTTTCTTTCACTTCTTGCGCAACAGTAGGTTTAGAAATGGTCTTCAATAATGAATTTGAACCAGAATTATTGTTGCCTTCGTTGGCACCTGAATCGCTGGGACTGGATTGCTCATCAGAGTCCTTACGTACCTTCATCTTGGAAAAAAAGGATGAAATTCCTTTTCTATCAAATACAGCTGAAGTGGCCGAAACAGGGGATACAGGAGATTGTTCATCAGAAGAACCACGTTCGGCTGCAGTGATAACCTGCTCTGATATCTTTCCAGAGTCACTACCATTAGCATTTCCATTGAAAAGCCACCTCCAACTATTTTTACGTTGTTTCTGTTTTCCTGGGCTTGCCAGTGTAGACGGAtttgtagcagcagtagtcGAAGGAGACACAGATGGGCTTATTGAGCTATCATCTCCACTGAAGGAGCTATTTGCAATTGGGATAGCTGATAGTACATCTGTCGAGGCTCCAAGCATCGATGGGGTCATCAATTTGGATGATATTTCCGATGGGTTAGGAGGCAGATCCTTATCGGTAACAACTTCATTAGAGCTTAGGTCATCATCGATGTCTTTAgcaacttcttcagcaggACTAGATTTAGCCGAAGTCCCGGTAGATAATTCAGATTTGTGAATAGTACTAGGGATAATTGTAGGATCTTCACTAGGAGAAGAGCTTGGGATTGCTTCAACACTAAGCTCTCTGCTTCTAGCGATAACCAGGGGTTCGACATGACCAAATTGGCCCTCAGTCTGACGCGAAATAGGTTCTTCAGCAGGTACGTCAGCTTTCTCTTGTAAGTCCACCTTATCATTAGAGAGGGGCACAATTGGCTCGCCCACCGGTACCACAATTTCTGATGCATTATTTTCTTGCCCTGACTCATCTTGTTGTTGGGGTTTGATCGACTGTGACTGCtcttgctgttgttgagactCTTTGTTTGAATCATCTTCGGCCTCCTTCTTCAACGAAGCACCCCTTTGTCTTCCCTTTCGCATAGCCGGTTTGTTGTACCTTGTATGTGCTGCTCTTCTTAACGACGGCGAAGGAGCCGACATAATAGGCTGATCACTATCGTTGGCTAATGGTTCAATTTCCATGGATCCACTTGAAGACTTCCGGTCATGATCAGAATTACTAACAGAGTTATCGTTTGAGCTATCATCCGAGATATAAGCGTTATTGCTGTAATTGCTTCCATAGCCATATGTGTTAGTGCGAGATAAAGATCTAGCCAGCTGGAATGGATCCATGGCTAAACTCTCTAATTCACCGAGAGACTTCAACTGAGCCGATAGGGAGGAAAGAGACGTCATATCTTCTGGAGAACTTAATGAGGCACCACGGCTTTTTCGCTTGTTCTCCAACACGTCGCTACCATCAGTGTATTCAGCTTGATCTGAGATCTCTCTACTCAGACGGGTATTTCTACGGCTCAGCTTTGCGCCCGATGATGGTGAAACCGGCTCATTTTGGGAGTCAGAGTCCGAAGCTTCATTCGAGAGTGATGACGGCGACTGTTGTGGCGAGATTGTGGCGCGAATTTCTGCTACTTTCTGTTGTACAAACGACTTCCACTCTTGAGGGGCTAACTCTGGATGCACATTAGCAGGAACCCATAATAGCTGAGAAGCGTGTTGTGATGATATGATGCTACCAGGGGATATAGGACCATTTTCAGCATTCCCTGAAGATTCTTCATTGGAAAACTCTGTCACGACATGTAATGGTTGTTGTCCAGACGATCTGGTTCGACGTGGAGAACCGGTCGGTGGAGTGGATATACGATAAGCAGATCCACTACTATAACTTCTTCCAACAGGTGATGAGGTAGGACTACTCGATGTTGCAGTCTGACCATCGTCTGACACTTTCGCATTACCGGGGACAGGACTAGGCGTGTTCTGTCGCGAAGAAGCGGAtgaggacgaagatgatgatgaacCACCGTGATTATTAGCCCCACTAGGAACCACAACTGGTACCGGTGGAGTGCCATTTCCAAGTGACCTTCTGTTCATGTTGGGTGGGTTTGCTTCGTTGTAAAAGGAAGAAAACTGAGGCAAGTCTGGGTCCAGGGTCGGCAAAGCACCTAATGAGAGTCTCTTTAAAGCTTGAACATTGCTCATTTCCTGAGCAactacagcagcagccgctACTGAATCTGCTTGCTCATTTGAATACGTAGACGTGCTACTCATCCTTCTAGGTGTCATTGTGGGAGACGTGGATGTTGAAGATAAACGACGTGTTGATGGTGCCGAATGTCTCTTTGAAGCTTGGGGTCTACTTGATGAGGTATCAGATGCTCTTCTACGTGGGGGTTCAGCTGAGGACGATGCAGATGAATGCTGTGAGATTTGTGATCTGATTGACCCCGTTGAAGGCCGCCTGCTTGAAATAGCCGAAGATGCATCACCCGATGGTCTCCTAGTCATTGAATATGCTGAATCACCCGATATTTGTCTTACGAGAGAAATATCAGACGGTCGTCTTTTCGAAGCTGACATGCTGTCAGATGTGTGACGAGATATGCTAGATTCAGAAGGACGTCTAGACGACAAATATGTGACATTGTCCGATGGTCGTCTAGTCAGGCTCGATTTTGAACTCTCTGTGGATGGACCTATACTTGTCTTGAGAGTGGTGCTTTCGACAGATCGCGTCCTAGACAGTTTAGAATCCGAAGGGTTGACATTTGTACTACTCCTACTACCACTGATACCTCCCAATTTAGCTGATTTAGACTCTGAACTTTCTGAAGATCGTCTATGTGGTCGCTCCTCACCTTCACCAGTAATATTACCCACTTGCAAACCGTTGACCCTTCTTGGCCCCCGGTCTCTATCTCTTTTTGGAACTTCAGGAACCTGCCCTAGATAATTTTCCTTCAAATTTAAATGAGCGAAC
The Sugiyamaella lignohabitans strain CBS 10342 chromosome A, complete sequence genome window above contains:
- the ZDS1 gene encoding Zds1p (Protein with a role in regulating Swe1p-dependent polarized growth; involved in maintaining Cdc55p in the cytoplasm where it promotes mitotic entry; involved in mitotic exit through Cdc14p regulation; interacts with silencing proteins at telomeres; has a role in Bcy1p localization; implicated in mRNA nuclear export; ZDS1 has a paralog, ZDS2, that arose from the whole genome duplication; GO_component: GO:0005935 - cellular bud neck [Evidence IDA] [PMID 21536748]; GO_component: GO:0005934 - cellular bud tip [Evidence IDA] [PMID 8816439]; GO_component: GO:0005737 - cytoplasm [Evidence IEA,IEA]; GO_component: GO:0005737 - cytoplasm [Evidence IPI] [PMID 11134339]; GO_component: GO:0005737 - cytoplasm [Evidence IDA] [PMID 21536748]; GO_component: GO:0000131 - incipient cellular bud site [Evidence IDA] [PMID 8816439]; GO_function: GO:0008601 - protein phosphatase type 2A regulator activity [Evidence IGI,IMP] [PMID 18762578]; GO_process: GO:0007569 - cell aging [Evidence IMP] [PMID 10662670]; GO_process: GO:0006342 - chromatin silencing [Evidence IMP] [PMID 10662670]; GO_process: GO:0000078 - cytokinesis after mitosis checkpoint [Evidence IGI] [PMID 20980617]; GO_process: GO:0030010 - establishment of cell polarity [Evidence IGI,IMP] [PMID 8816439]; GO_process: GO:0006406 - mRNA export from nucleus [Evidence IGI,IMP,IPI] [PMID 15619606]; GO_process: GO:0051028 - mRNA transport [Evidence IEA]; GO_process: GO:0010971 - positive regulation of G2/M transition of mitotic cell cycle [Evidence IMP] [PMID 21536748]; GO_process: GO:0032880 - regulation of protein localization [Evidence IMP] [PMID 18762578]; GO_process: GO:0006810 - transport [Evidence IEA]) — translated: MEASEIIEKQLPNLPEEKNLWGNDEDSTTDDSHLKNIHSKFAHLNLKENYLGQVPEVPKRDRDRGPRRVNGLQVGNITGEGEERPHRRSSESSESKSAKLGGISGSRSSTNVNPSDSKLSRTRSVESTTLKTSIGPSTESSKSSLTRRPSDNVTYLSSRRPSESSISRHTSDSMSASKRRPSDISLVRQISGDSAYSMTRRPSGDASSAISSRRPSTGSIRSQISQHSSASSSAEPPRRRASDTSSSRPQASKRHSAPSTRRLSSTSTSPTMTPRRMSSTSTYSNEQADSVAAAAVVAQEMSNVQALKRLSLGALPTLDPDLPQFSSFYNEANPPNMNRRSLGNGTPPVPVVVPSGANNHGGSSSSSSSSASSRQNTPSPVPGNAKVSDDGQTATSSSPTSSPVGRSYSSGSAYRISTPPTGSPRRTRSSGQQPLHVVTEFSNEESSGNAENGPISPGSIISSQHASQLLWVPANVHPELAPQEWKSFVQQKVAEIRATISPQQSPSSLSNEASDSDSQNEPVSPSSGAKLSRRNTRLSREISDQAEYTDGSDVLENKRKSRGASLSSPEDMTSLSSLSAQLKSLGELESLAMDPFQLARSLSRTNTYGYGSNYSNNAYISDDSSNDNSVSNSDHDRKSSSGSMEIEPLANDSDQPIMSAPSPSLRRAAHTRYNKPAMRKGRQRGASLKKEAEDDSNKESQQQQEQSQSIKPQQQDESGQENNASEIVVPVGEPIVPLSNDKVDLQEKADVPAEEPISRQTEGQFGHVEPLVIARSRELSVEAIPSSSPSEDPTIIPSTIHKSELSTGTSAKSSPAEEVAKDIDDDLSSNEVVTDKDLPPNPSEISSKLMTPSMLGASTDVLSAIPIANSSFSGDDSSISPSVSPSTTAATNPSTLASPGKQKQRKNSWRWLFNGNANGSDSGKISEQVITAAERGSSDEQSPVSPVSATSAVFDRKGISSFFSKMKVRKDSDEQSSPSDSGANEGNNNSGSNSLLKTISKPTVAQEVKERQSRGHLSPEKKKGVTKSRYRSRSRSRARQAETRKQRDSSKPNEKSQQEIEAQQRELELQLQQQQQQMKQFDGGLPYHIPAHQMSDKSMVMMHHRYPLHIERAIYRLSHLKLANPRRPLVQQVLLSNFMYAYLNLINHGYQQQMQQMQQMQQLQQLQLQQLEEMKHHQNHQPQDVEYIDGYRQDIVDDGYDYDYDNYRNDGYSGYEEGYGNQPQYDYDYDPAQSQGHDQVYYQDHHHQQQQYQPQHQHQQQMYQQQHYQQHQAQPHQQQHYQTYQKHQQIIYEEDISTTEVDPKKSPSGESTSSSSSSSSVDANEDLWHGEDESQAYLQENVSILILESAELTPF